From the genome of Nicotiana tabacum cultivar K326 chromosome 2, ASM71507v2, whole genome shotgun sequence:
TCTCAAGTTAATGTATGCATGAATCCGACCTCGTAGTTAAATTTTATTTGTAGGATCGGACTTGATATATAGCAAGTATCCTATCCTTTTCTCACCTAGGGTGGTTTCCTATCATTGAGACCTTTTCCACTACATAAAGTTAGGATGCGACGACATCTTTTAAATGTCTTTTTAAAGtcacataaatgtcataaaataaattatttgatACTTAATTAAATCAAATGTCGTAAATTTCAATGTCGGAAATTTTTCGAGATTTACATTAATGTCAGCAAATAAATAATAGTAACATTTATTTACTACGCTTATCAAGTATTACGAGTtcattactcaaatggtcacttAACTATCACAAGTTATCTGCTaaagtcatttttttttcttttgtaacaaCAAAGTTACTTAACTATGCCTGTAACACTTAGAcagtcactcaactagattttttaaattttgaattgtcAAATACAtgttttaccctctaaattataaacatttatcttctttttattttttttaaatttttaatattatgattttttcctttttaatttatattatggacttacctatataataaataaattttatttataaattaaaaaaaagtatttaagcatatataatgctgGAATAACAAACTAATGagcataataaaaaaattaattagaataatatgttcgtaataattttagtattaacaacaaaaaataaaaaaaatatttacacgatTGAGagtgaaagaaaataaaggttgtgtaaaatatatattccatgcacgtaatataaaaataattatttaaataaaggtatttttataatatacattatatatggTTGAAATTTATGCTTATATTATTATTCTGTCATTATATGagctgaaaattattttttagtttttattttataaataaaatatatttttctataggtaagtccacaatgtagattaaaaagagaaaaaacttacaatatttaaaaagttaaaaaaaattgataatttagagggtaaaataggtatttgacaattaaaaatttaaaaaatctagttgagtgaccttctcaGTGTTATATGCATAGTTAAGtaactttgttgttacaaacgacACAAAAGTGACTTTAGCGgataatttgggatagttgaATGACCATTTGAATAATGAACTCCAAGTATTACAAATTTTGAGTTTTAACACATTCTTGTTGTGACATATAAAGAAATGTCGGCAAATCATACCCATCCTTGTTATACATACATAGAAACGTCGGGAAATTATCTCTAATTAATCAATAGCTTTTTTCTTCGGCCTTtgatttaattatataaataatataagaacaagaaataaataatCTCGTATATGCGATCTTATTTTATATGCATTTGCTTTCTAACTCGTCTTTCTTTTGGTCGATTCCCGATTGAGCTCCTCGATCAATTAGGTCCAATTGAGTAACGGTGATCTTCTTCTCTTTACTTTAATAGTGAGTTTATCTTCTTAGACTTCTTCCTTCGTTATGCCTTGTCTAATATCTTAATTATTTTCGTTTTCTTTGGAACTATTCTTTCCAAGAAACTCTTGAAATTATATCTTTCAATACTGGAACTCCACTCAACTAGTTGGGATAATAAGCTGTTTACTTTGCTCATATATTTTAATTTGTCACACAGATATATAATTCAAGTCTAAAATAATTGATTTTGAATACACACAACTCGTTTAAAATCCATCGCTTAAAAAGAACCATAAACAAAGAGAGATAATTAACATGCATGGACTAATACAACGAATCCACGTGGACGAACAAGGCAATGCCAACTAAGACAACAGGCAATTACGTGTCAAACAGTTTTGCTAGTCAACATCACACACCCCAACAACTTTATTTCATATATGGTAGGAATAAGACAACCTAGGACCACCTTACCTTTGAACCCTTATCTCCTTGTTTTATTACCCTAAACTAGATAGTagatacaaccgtttgaaagtaTACATCAAACATCATTTTCCTAAGATCGACGTTGATCAATAATGGAGAATAGAGAGGAAGGCAGCCATTCTGAAAATTCTACTAATAATTGTTGTCACTTGTCAATGGAATCTGTAGAGGAAGAATCCAACATTAACATATTATGGATTCTTTGTCTTGTCGTCTCCAATTGTGATTCTGCTGatgatgatttttcctctctcgTTTTATTGTATGCCTCAAAGAATTCTTTGTTCTCCTTCTCCAACTCCTTCCACACTGCATACATACAATTGATTAAAACTAAACCAACTAGAACagtctaagaactttcttttgAAATGAAATATAATATAGCTAAAATAGTCTTGGAATTTCTTATCTCATGCCCagaaagaaaatggaaaagaacAAAACTCCTATACATACTAAATAATACTAGTAAAGGACTGTTCGGTGAATTACGTTTTTGCTATTTGGTCTGGGGAATGaccggatcacaagagtttattGTATGCAACTTGGCCTTACATTTAGCTATTTTCACGGCTCGTGACCTCCCGATGatacaactttaccagttacgccaagactcTCATTCACatactaaataataataataacagcaTTATTTGGAAAGATTTTTATATCTTCAACATATTCAAATATATTTATCACTTCTACTCTAAAACTAAGCAAACATAAAAATGCCATTGATCAGAAAATGTATGCTGGTTTAATGGAAAGTTTATCCTGATCAGAAGCCCAAAATAAACCAAACAAATATCCACTCATTCCCCCGTGCACATGTTTTCTTCCTAATCAAACTCATATTGTTCGAGTGTGAGTTTGAACTTTGCTCAACTTCTCAGGCAAATGAAGCTTTAGACAAAATAAGTATTAAAAGGGAAAAGAATTATGAATTTATCTTTATACATAACTTTTGTGCAATCAGTATATTTTAACATGTCGAATAAAATTACTTAATCTTTCAATAAATTAATTCCAATACCCCTTCGCCGAAACAACTCACTAAACAAATATGTAAATAATATATAGGTTATAATTGCTCTAGTTATATAGATGACCATATATACAATAAGAAAAGTGTACGttcaattgaagaaaaagaaaacatagacTGTCATTAGTATTGAAAAAATAATAGAAACTCATCGAGAATAATTGTATTAAtgtatttaaatatattttatttgtcTTTGTTGCaataattttcttatttgttttcttctttaaaTACGACACCACTTGCGCAAAATTATGTGGTTATATTATTGTACCTAGCCCCTTTTCCCCTCTCCTCTCCTCTCCTCTCCTCCAGTCCACCCCTccccctctccccccccccccccaaaaccccaaacacacacaaaaaaaacaaagaacaaggaaaaatggaagcaaaaaattaaaaagtaaaaaaaaaggttttaaaaaaaGCTGGTGAATTTACCCGTGGAAGTAATAATAGGCTGGATATTTGCATGTTTGGCCAGTGCTTCCATGCATTCTTCTCTGCTCATTTTGAATATTATACACTCTTCTATCAAGTGCTGCACCTGCATTAATTCACCACACCTTTCTTAATTAATTAGTAAATTTAAGTATTTAACCCCCATCTTTAAAATCACCTGCCTAAACCTTAATTACCACTGAAAAAAAAATGTATAGGagtagaagaagatgatgatgataaagaagaagaaaatttgccacgtttaaaaaatattttatactatCAAGTAAGTCTTTTTAAAATATGAgatttataaatttttttttaaaaaacaaaaaacaaattacATGTTACAACAGATAAAATGATCTGATGATATAAGTATCTTAAACTCTAAGGAAATTATTACTTACAAGAGAAGATGCTAAAACTTACCATGTGGATGTATTGAGCAGAAGAGTCACTCATTTCTATCCAATTACTCAAGAAATTAAAAAGAACTtttaaatgaaaatttgaaaatcaagaactctctgagttactttttttttttttgtatcaaGAAGAGGGGAACTGGAGAATCATTTGCGTAGAAACTATATTTGGAGAGCATGAGAAAGATGGAAAAAgggataaagaaagaaagaaagtagGGTTTATTGGTAGAAGAAACAACTAGATTTtactataaaaagaaaaaggcTAAAGCTACATTTGGGGTGTAAAACTTTTCGGCAAAGGTGGGCATATGTTAGTGACAGGAGAAAACAAATATGGTAATATTTGTATTTTATAATGGAAAATGATGCTATCCGTCCAAAATAATTAGTGACTGGATACAAGGAtcaaaaaaacaatttttttaaaaataaatcaagcaCAATTTATAAAGAAATATCATAAATTACATCGTTTAGCTAAAATACATTTAATTAGAATTacgaaaataataagaaataaataaaattatttaaatccttaaataATATTACTTGTGATAATAAATCGAGTAATTGTTTTAGCAAACTGAACTCGCTTCATGTTTATTTTTCCAAATCATTCTTACTGTTCATTTACTAGAAGCTTTAACAAACACAATAACATACTCAGTGTGATCCTACAAGTAGACACAATTCTAAGATTTGAACTTTATGGATTCAAATTCGTAACTCTATCATATCtcatttaatttaataaatttaaaatttattatctatacatatttaataatttttttggcGAAAGTATAGGTCATACGTAAAAGTTATGAGTTCAGATAAACTTATAGCTTCTACGCTAAATACCCCCTGTCCACAAGTAGTATATGAAGGGGATAAGGTGTACTTAGATTTTACCTCTATCTGTTGTGAGGTGGAAGATCAATTAAATGATATTTACAAAGAGATTTAATGGCTAAGACTATCAAATATTCTTCTTATAAGTGATGTATCAAAACTTTAAACGAAAGCATGCACACGAGGAGTATTCATTGCGGAGAGAGGCTACATATATTGCTCCAAAAAAATTACATAACTGGAGTTTTAAACTATAGATTGTTACACAAATAACCAGCTAgattgaatatttattttttctaatcgatatatataaattatataataattatatacagttatacataaattatatatccgttgattatttttaatttaagggATTATGTAGACCATTATTTAGTTTAATTTTTCACACTAAGGTAGTGCCCACGTGGTACGAAACCTATGACTTGTCATGGGATTAGGGCAGATTTTATGAGCAAAGGCCACGTGAAAAGCTAAACCCACAGATCCCCTGTTTGGCCCAAAACCGGTTCCTTGAATGGGCCCACCTGCTCTTATAAAACCAGTGGGCCCTACGACTAAGCCCAGAATGGTAGAAGCTCTAGGTCACGTGGAATGCCGTAATCTCTTGGAAATTTTATATGATAGAACTAAATAATAcaccaataaaataaaatacttttaaaatattattatttatagccactttttatattttatagtaaAGTACAAATATATACAATTGGTCCCTCAACTTTTTCGTCAACCCTCTCTCTTTTCCTTCCTcaactctctctctttttccCCTCAACCCTCTCTTTCTTTTCCCTATATTTTTTTTGCTGCCGTCCAGCTCTACCGGATCCCAACTAAACATCAGCCTCCCTCTCTCTTCCCTTCACTCATATCCATCATCAGATCCAACcgtctttctctcttctcttctcttctcgcCTCTTCTCTCTTCTCCACCGTCAGATTCAAATATGAAAATCACAAAGTCGCAATGGGTCCATTATCGGCTGTGGAAACAATGGAGGAGGAAGATCGGAGTCACCAGATCTGGATCTGACGGAGAtgccggaatccatggcttcttcTCCTATTTTGTATCTCACATCTGAGTGTATTCGACTGATCAGATTTTGGTAAATACAATGTGATATTGTATTATAAAATATGGCCAGATTTTGTTCGTCTCTATTTTACTTTTAATacaatatataaataattttgcTTGGCCGGAAGACGTCATCTAcgacgaactttcttctcttctttgctattgagtcacatacaatgatacaaatataaTGTATTATATACAAATACACTCAAATTTATGTGTAATATGTATTTTTTAATGCAAATaaagtttattttttatattttcgcatgtatttatgtattccaaaggttatttgtaacgacccaaccggttgttttgagtactaACTTCCTTTTCTGTGTTTCGAGACCTCTCATAGCTCATTTGATAATTCATGACTTGGGTGCGTGCTCTGTATCATTTTtcggaaagcttatatgtgaaattttgaaga
Proteins encoded in this window:
- the LOC107796786 gene encoding uncharacterized protein LOC107796786, with translation MSDSSAQYIHMVQHLIEECIIFKMSREECMEALAKHANIQPIITSTVWKELEKENKEFFEAYNKTREEKSSSAESQLETTRQRIHNMLMLDSSSTDSIDK